One window of Macrococcus sp. 19Msa1099 genomic DNA carries:
- a CDS encoding DUF485 domain-containing protein: MEQHEYNMIAQSESFKKLQKERKSFIFPISLFFIVATILFPILTGYTKFLNKEAFWNISWAWIYAFMLFIMVWTLVTLYMSRAKHFDIQSEAIINEYRKGNEL; encoded by the coding sequence ATGGAACAACATGAGTATAATATGATTGCACAAAGTGAAAGTTTCAAGAAATTGCAGAAAGAACGTAAATCTTTTATATTTCCAATCTCATTATTTTTTATTGTAGCGACAATTTTATTTCCAATTCTTACAGGCTATACGAAATTTCTGAATAAAGAAGCATTCTGGAATATTTCCTGGGCATGGATCTATGCATTTATGCTATTTATTATGGTGTGGACGCTTGTAACACTCTACATGTCTAGAGCGAAACACTTTGATATTCAATCAGAAGCAATTATCAATGAATATCGAAAGGGGAATGAGCTATGA
- a CDS encoding sodium/solute symporter (Members of the Solute:Sodium Symporter (SSS), TC 2.A.21 as described in tcdb.org, catalyze solute:Na+ symport. Known solutes for members of the family include sugars, amino acids, nucleosides, inositols, vitamins, urea or anions, depending on the system.) produces MNTTVIIMFLFFVSLTLIITYFASKRTNSAEDFYTAGGGLTGWQNGLAIAGDYLSAASFLGIAGAIALWGFDGFFYSIGYLTAYLIVLYIVAEPLRNLGKYTLADMIAARFELKKVRATAAISSITIVIFYMLAQLVGAGALIQLLFNIPYTWAVIIVGIMMTIYVLFGGMTATSWVQMVKAVLLMIGTIIISFLVLKHFNFSIANMFGAMKSIDAPELKSDYINPGSQGKSPLDNISLIVALLFGTAGLPHILMRFFTVNDAKTARSSVMWATWLIGIFYILTIFLGFGAASLLTREEIISANPAGNMAAPLLADKLGGDILMSFVCAVAFATILAVVAGLVLSGASAFAHDIYGEIIKKGNISEREQMKAAKIASLAVSVLSILLALFAQNMNVAFLVSLAFCVAASANLPVIVFTIFWKRFNTQGAIAGLLTGLITSLILVILSPNVMNPDGTAFITANPIFPLANPAIISVPAGFIGAFLGTYLGKAESEDKFREVEVKSVTGIAHSEVTH; encoded by the coding sequence ATGAATACAACTGTAATTATTATGTTTTTGTTTTTTGTGAGTTTAACATTAATTATTACTTACTTTGCTTCAAAAAGAACAAATTCTGCTGAAGATTTCTACACAGCAGGAGGAGGACTGACAGGCTGGCAAAATGGGCTGGCCATTGCAGGAGATTATCTTTCAGCAGCCTCATTTTTAGGGATCGCTGGAGCTATTGCATTATGGGGATTTGATGGATTTTTCTATAGTATCGGATATTTAACGGCATATTTAATCGTATTATATATCGTTGCAGAACCTTTAAGAAACTTAGGGAAGTATACACTAGCAGACATGATTGCTGCTCGATTTGAACTGAAGAAAGTACGTGCAACGGCTGCAATATCATCGATTACGATTGTTATTTTCTATATGCTTGCACAGCTTGTAGGTGCTGGTGCACTGATTCAGCTCTTATTCAATATACCTTATACATGGGCGGTTATTATCGTTGGAATTATGATGACAATTTATGTACTATTTGGTGGCATGACAGCAACGAGCTGGGTTCAAATGGTCAAAGCAGTTTTATTAATGATTGGAACGATTATTATTTCTTTCCTTGTATTAAAGCACTTTAACTTTAGTATCGCCAACATGTTTGGTGCGATGAAGTCCATTGATGCACCTGAACTTAAGAGTGACTATATTAATCCGGGGTCACAAGGGAAATCGCCATTAGATAATATCTCTTTAATCGTTGCTTTATTATTTGGTACAGCAGGATTACCGCATATTCTCATGCGTTTCTTCACGGTAAATGACGCAAAGACCGCACGATCTTCGGTTATGTGGGCAACATGGCTTATTGGTATTTTTTATATCCTTACAATATTTTTAGGGTTTGGCGCAGCAAGCTTACTAACACGTGAAGAAATCATATCAGCAAACCCTGCAGGAAATATGGCGGCACCCCTTCTTGCGGATAAGCTAGGTGGAGATATCTTGATGTCATTTGTATGTGCTGTTGCGTTTGCTACAATTCTTGCAGTAGTTGCAGGACTTGTATTATCAGGTGCTTCTGCTTTTGCACATGATATTTATGGCGAAATTATTAAGAAAGGTAATATATCAGAACGTGAACAGATGAAAGCAGCAAAAATTGCTTCTTTAGCTGTATCCGTATTATCGATATTACTTGCCTTGTTTGCTCAAAATATGAATGTTGCCTTTCTAGTATCACTTGCTTTTTGTGTGGCAGCAAGTGCAAACTTACCGGTAATTGTATTTACGATTTTCTGGAAGAGGTTTAATACTCAAGGTGCGATTGCAGGATTACTGACAGGATTGATTACTTCTTTGATTTTAGTAATATTGAGCCCGAATGTTATGAATCCTGATGGAACAGCATTTATTACAGCGAATCCTATATTTCCGTTAGCAAACCCTGCAATCATATCTGTACCTGCAGGATTTATCGGAGCGTTCTTAGGAACGTATTTAGGTAAAGCGGAATCTGAAGATAAGTTTAGAGAAGTTGAAGTAAAGTCTGTGACAGGTATTGCTCATTCTGAAGTGACACATTAA
- a CDS encoding ABC transporter ATP-binding protein, with amino-acid sequence MMIDVKHISKSFKQGDTTTEVLKDINFTVNDGEVVCLYGPSGSGKSTLLTIIGALLQPTSGEVIINDKSLSHLSKTEITKMRLDDIGFIFQASHLVPFLTVKEQLLHVALENGMDKKEAMKKADDLLETFGLSHRAKVYPKSLSGGEKQRVAIARAFMNHPSLILADEPTASLDFERAVQVVEVIRERVKENNSSCIIITHDERIFKYADHILRLEGGKLVKER; translated from the coding sequence ATTATGATAGACGTAAAACATATATCTAAATCCTTTAAACAAGGAGATACTACAACTGAAGTACTAAAAGATATTAACTTTACAGTAAATGATGGGGAAGTTGTATGCTTGTACGGACCCTCTGGTTCTGGTAAAAGTACACTACTTACGATTATCGGTGCACTCCTTCAACCCACGAGCGGTGAAGTAATTATCAATGATAAATCGTTATCACACTTATCAAAAACCGAAATTACAAAGATGCGCCTTGATGATATTGGATTTATCTTTCAGGCCTCTCATCTTGTCCCCTTCCTTACTGTGAAAGAACAACTCTTACATGTGGCATTAGAAAATGGTATGGATAAAAAAGAAGCGATGAAAAAAGCAGATGATTTGCTCGAAACATTTGGGTTATCACATCGTGCGAAAGTTTACCCTAAGAGCTTATCAGGCGGAGAGAAACAACGTGTCGCGATTGCACGTGCGTTTATGAACCATCCTTCTCTCATCTTAGCAGATGAACCGACAGCGAGTTTAGATTTTGAACGTGCTGTACAAGTTGTTGAAGTCATCAGAGAACGTGTGAAAGAGAATAACAGTTCATGTATTATTATTACACATGACGAACGTATCTTTAAATATGCAGATCATATATTAAGATTAGAAGGCGGAAAATTAGTAAAAGAAAGATAA
- a CDS encoding ABC transporter permease: MNLALKEIKYYKVKYLLIAAIIFLLSFLVLFVSSLAQGLGKDNVSFIEQIDASHYVISKDADNNLMNTPLSKHDQKVLEDKNIPLLKLQPVKAQKNEKFLLATVTEDYMKLPADNTVNLDSHASKTFKENDTLKLKDQDKQLKISEFTRHQMFAHMPVGLVSQETYNNYFKEAPVNAGIIKSMSKSDMNQLNDDLKDAKLITPDTAMKGIPSYEAEQMPLNLMVIFLFLISAIVITVFFYVITIQKTTEYGILKAIGTSNRKLIFKLMQEVIVVVMVSVLISIGVIYIINMNLPATMPFFLNPNLIFLLIGLFLVVALIGVMLSIYKVLKIDPIQAIGGE; this comes from the coding sequence ATGAACTTAGCACTAAAAGAAATTAAATATTATAAAGTGAAATACTTGCTGATTGCAGCAATTATCTTCTTACTCTCATTCTTAGTATTATTTGTATCTAGTTTAGCACAAGGACTTGGAAAAGATAACGTATCATTCATCGAACAAATCGATGCAAGTCATTATGTAATATCTAAAGATGCAGATAACAATCTAATGAATACACCTTTGTCTAAACATGACCAAAAAGTATTAGAAGATAAAAATATACCGTTACTTAAGTTACAACCGGTAAAGGCACAAAAAAACGAAAAGTTTCTATTAGCAACAGTAACTGAAGACTATATGAAGCTACCTGCTGACAACACAGTTAATCTTGATTCACATGCTTCAAAGACATTTAAAGAAAACGATACTTTAAAACTTAAAGATCAAGACAAACAACTAAAAATTTCAGAATTCACACGTCACCAAATGTTTGCACATATGCCTGTCGGACTCGTTTCACAGGAAACTTATAACAACTACTTCAAAGAGGCCCCCGTAAATGCCGGTATTATCAAATCAATGTCAAAGTCTGATATGAATCAGCTTAATGATGACTTAAAAGATGCAAAACTGATTACACCTGATACAGCGATGAAAGGAATACCAAGTTATGAAGCAGAACAAATGCCGTTAAACTTAATGGTTATCTTCTTATTCTTAATCTCAGCAATCGTGATTACTGTATTCTTCTATGTCATCACAATTCAAAAAACAACAGAGTACGGTATCTTAAAAGCCATTGGCACAAGTAATAGAAAGCTTATCTTCAAACTTATGCAGGAAGTTATCGTTGTTGTAATGGTTAGTGTGCTCATAAGCATCGGCGTTATTTATATCATCAACATGAATTTACCGGCAACAATGCCGTTTTTCCTGAATCCTAACCTTATTTTCTTACTTATCGGTTTATTCTTAGTGGTCGCATTAATCGGTGTAATGCTTTCAATATATAAAGTACTAAAAATTGATCCAATTCAAGCAATCGGAGGAGAATAA
- a CDS encoding response regulator transcription factor, with translation MNGGHIVQNNILVVDDEMAIRREVKEGFLHHDFQVYEARNSDEAINLLDNESIDLCIVDIMMPGIDGFQLCEQIKQLYQLPVIMLTARDALGDKRIAFQAGSDDYVTKPFEIEEVIFRAQAILKRYEKAVEKIEFGELIIDAESYEVMMEDESLYLPRKEFELLYYLVRHYPKVATREQLIEEIWGYDFDGDERTVDVHVKRIRKRLGAFDSGVEIQTVRGVGYKVHHV, from the coding sequence ATGAACGGAGGACATATTGTGCAAAATAATATATTAGTTGTAGATGATGAAATGGCTATTCGTCGCGAAGTTAAAGAAGGTTTTTTGCACCATGATTTTCAAGTGTATGAGGCTAGGAACAGTGATGAAGCGATTAATCTGCTGGATAATGAAAGTATCGATTTATGTATCGTCGATATTATGATGCCAGGTATTGACGGATTCCAGCTGTGCGAGCAAATTAAACAGCTCTATCAACTGCCTGTTATAATGCTTACTGCACGAGATGCATTGGGGGATAAGAGGATTGCGTTTCAAGCAGGAAGTGATGATTATGTTACTAAGCCGTTTGAGATAGAGGAAGTTATCTTTAGAGCACAAGCAATATTAAAGCGTTATGAGAAGGCGGTAGAGAAGATTGAATTCGGCGAGCTGATAATCGATGCAGAAAGTTATGAAGTGATGATGGAAGACGAGTCTTTATATCTTCCAAGAAAAGAATTTGAACTTCTATATTATTTAGTCAGACATTATCCGAAAGTTGCAACGAGAGAACAGCTTATAGAAGAGATATGGGGATATGACTTTGATGGAGATGAACGAACAGTAGATGTACATGTGAAACGTATTCGTAAAAGGTTAGGTGCATTTGACAGTGGTGTAGAAATTCAGACTGTACGCGGTGTAGGGTATAAGGTGCATCATGTTTAA
- a CDS encoding HAMP domain-containing sensor histidine kinase, with the protein MFKRLSTRFIIGTFHVILVSSLLSFIIANIYYHLTLKEQNDTRITNTLITQKKYIESHPEIKPEAFFTQLANLNFQVVTVKDGKKAFYGTPFRVKNLPDNSPLTETYHGIKERPFNVFITGFFDNETRNTVGMPMKVNNEIYDVYIRPDVGASMHEFRIFLAILFLCIIVFSILFVFISSKYIVRPVVQLKEAARKIGDQSGYQTQVKRKDEIGVLAHEMNIMSAKILHHEEMNQRFVANVSHEIQSPITNLLGQIKQLRQTKDFSLLDDIEHQSQRLSGLTKQLLMLASLEKTDTIIDKEHFNGKTLIQEVIRNHMYALDQKEIFVTTKLKDIEILGHRDLCYQMISNLLSNAIKYSPEDTQIKFELGEGTYKYIKISDEGYGMSDKTKELLFERFYKAEVHEDKAPSNGLGMAIVKEIADLHDFEIEVESELDKGTIITIKLS; encoded by the coding sequence ATGTTTAAAAGACTGTCTACCCGATTTATAATTGGTACATTCCATGTCATTCTCGTAAGCTCATTACTTTCGTTTATCATCGCAAACATTTATTATCACTTAACGCTAAAAGAACAGAACGACACACGTATAACGAACACTTTAATAACACAGAAGAAATATATCGAATCACATCCAGAAATAAAACCGGAAGCATTTTTCACACAACTCGCAAATTTAAATTTTCAAGTAGTAACAGTCAAGGATGGTAAGAAAGCTTTCTATGGTACACCGTTTAGAGTGAAAAATTTACCGGATAATAGCCCGTTAACGGAAACGTATCATGGAATTAAAGAACGGCCATTTAATGTATTTATTACGGGATTCTTTGATAATGAGACTAGAAATACAGTCGGTATGCCGATGAAAGTTAATAATGAAATATATGATGTTTACATTAGACCAGATGTCGGAGCGAGTATGCATGAATTTAGAATTTTTCTTGCAATACTGTTTCTATGTATTATTGTATTTTCCATCTTATTTGTATTTATTTCATCTAAATATATCGTGCGTCCTGTTGTTCAGCTAAAGGAAGCAGCCCGCAAAATTGGAGATCAGAGTGGTTATCAGACGCAAGTAAAACGTAAGGATGAAATCGGTGTATTAGCACATGAGATGAACATAATGAGTGCTAAAATACTGCATCACGAAGAAATGAATCAACGTTTTGTTGCAAATGTCAGTCATGAAATTCAATCACCTATAACTAATTTACTTGGACAAATTAAACAACTCAGACAAACGAAAGACTTTAGTTTGTTAGATGACATTGAACACCAGTCACAACGTTTAAGTGGACTAACGAAACAATTGCTGATGCTCGCTTCTCTTGAGAAGACTGATACTATAATCGACAAAGAACATTTCAATGGAAAAACACTCATTCAGGAAGTTATACGTAATCATATGTATGCTCTTGATCAAAAAGAAATTTTTGTTACAACGAAACTTAAAGATATTGAAATACTTGGTCATCGAGATTTATGTTATCAAATGATAAGCAACCTACTTTCTAATGCGATTAAATACAGCCCTGAAGATACTCAAATTAAGTTTGAATTAGGAGAGGGAACGTACAAATACATAAAGATTTCAGATGAAGGTTACGGTATGTCTGATAAAACTAAGGAATTATTGTTTGAAAGATTTTATAAAGCTGAAGTACATGAAGATAAAGCACCGTCTAATGGTCTTGGGATGGCAATTGTAAAAGAAATTGCTGATCTACATGACTTTGAAATAGAAGTGGAGAGTGAATTAGATAAAGGGACAATAATTACTATTAAGCTCTCATAA
- a CDS encoding SDR family oxidoreductase has translation MSNPLNKYYNTSYEKQPQAYPGIQSEMKPVPDCGEHSYKGTDKLTDKKAFVTGGDSGIGRAAAIAYAKEGADVAINYHPDEQKDAEDVKRVIEAVGRKCVLLPGDLREATFAREVAIKAYEALGGLDILVLNAGMQQFEYDIEQLDEQQVRDTFEVNVFSNIFTIQSVLKHLRPGASIIMTSSIQGVKPSAHLVDYAMTKSCSISMTKSLAAQLGPKGIRVNSVAPGPVWTPLQISGGQPQDNIPEFGKKEPLGRAGQPVELADVYVLLASDNASYITGQVYGITGGSPIN, from the coding sequence ATGTCAAATCCATTAAATAAATATTATAATACGTCTTATGAAAAGCAACCACAAGCATACCCAGGTATTCAGAGTGAAATGAAGCCGGTACCAGATTGTGGCGAACATTCATATAAAGGGACAGATAAGCTTACTGACAAGAAAGCATTCGTTACCGGAGGAGACTCAGGTATTGGTAGAGCAGCTGCAATTGCTTATGCTAAAGAAGGTGCAGATGTCGCAATCAACTATCATCCAGATGAACAAAAAGACGCAGAAGATGTAAAGCGTGTCATTGAAGCTGTAGGCAGAAAGTGTGTGTTATTGCCCGGTGACTTACGCGAGGCAACATTTGCGCGTGAAGTAGCAATTAAAGCATATGAAGCATTAGGCGGATTAGATATACTAGTATTAAATGCAGGTATGCAGCAGTTCGAATATGATATTGAGCAATTAGATGAACAGCAAGTACGAGATACGTTTGAAGTGAACGTTTTCTCAAATATATTTACAATTCAAAGTGTATTAAAACATTTAAGACCTGGTGCCAGCATTATCATGACAAGCTCAATTCAAGGTGTAAAACCAAGTGCACATCTTGTTGATTATGCTATGACGAAAAGCTGTAGCATATCTATGACAAAGAGTTTGGCAGCGCAACTTGGACCTAAAGGCATTCGAGTGAACAGTGTAGCGCCTGGGCCAGTGTGGACACCACTTCAAATAAGTGGAGGTCAACCACAGGATAATATCCCAGAATTCGGTAAAAAAGAACCGCTTGGTAGAGCAGGGCAACCCGTAGAGCTCGCAGATGTTTATGTTTTACTTGCAAGTGACAATGCAAGCTATATTACCGGACAAGTTTATGGTATTACCGGTGGCTCACCAATCAACTAA
- a CDS encoding YibE/F family protein, translated as MVLMKNMLKRSGLQWFSYSLTLIICIGVIVFTLNNDALYKLTIAKVTHVEVISKESTIDANHRKDIVYKQVVEMIGTNHNHKGERFIVTNTYTKSSAYDEQYKKGQKVFIKAGDKSQIIGEKRDTVLVTALSVFTLLLIIMVGKKGFYSLISLILNFCITLFVFNFYLSHKHIPMILIASVAVVLCTILTLTFINGFTRKTWIAIVSTLAATLVTLLVVQSVIYLTSAEGIRYETMSYLTIPPKKVFLTTILIGTLGAVMDIAITITSSLHEIKVTQPLSNTKSLRASGYEIGKDIIGPMTNILLFAYLSSAMPIIILYLANHSPIWQTFSLHWSLELARAVSGSIGIVLSIPITIWIASVMLGGEVRR; from the coding sequence ATGGTCTTAATGAAAAATATGTTGAAACGCTCAGGATTACAGTGGTTTTCATACAGTTTGACTTTAATCATATGTATTGGAGTAATTGTATTCACGCTTAATAATGATGCACTTTACAAGCTAACAATTGCGAAGGTGACTCATGTGGAAGTTATATCGAAAGAAAGTACAATTGATGCGAATCACCGCAAAGATATTGTATATAAGCAAGTTGTAGAAATGATAGGTACGAATCATAACCATAAAGGTGAAAGGTTCATTGTTACGAATACATATACTAAAAGTAGTGCTTATGATGAGCAATATAAAAAAGGTCAGAAAGTATTTATAAAAGCCGGAGATAAATCGCAAATTATAGGTGAGAAGAGGGATACAGTTTTAGTGACTGCGCTTTCTGTGTTTACGCTACTGCTTATCATTATGGTCGGTAAGAAAGGATTCTATTCATTAATCAGTTTAATTTTAAATTTCTGTATTACGTTATTTGTATTTAATTTCTATTTATCACATAAACATATTCCGATGATACTAATAGCGAGTGTTGCAGTTGTATTATGTACAATACTCACACTCACATTCATTAATGGATTTACGAGGAAAACATGGATTGCGATTGTCAGCACACTCGCAGCCACTTTAGTAACATTGCTCGTTGTGCAAAGCGTGATATATTTAACCTCAGCTGAAGGAATTCGCTATGAAACAATGTCTTACTTGACGATTCCGCCAAAGAAAGTATTTTTGACGACCATCCTTATCGGAACCCTTGGAGCTGTTATGGATATAGCGATCACAATTACGTCATCATTACACGAGATAAAAGTAACGCAGCCTTTATCGAATACCAAGTCACTACGTGCATCGGGGTATGAAATTGGAAAGGATATCATCGGTCCGATGACAAATATTTTATTATTCGCATATTTAAGTAGTGCGATGCCAATTATTATATTGTATTTAGCAAATCATTCACCGATATGGCAGACGTTTAGTTTACATTGGTCGCTTGAACTTGCTCGTGCAGTATCCGGCAGTATCGGTATCGTACTTTCAATACCAATTACGATATGGATCGCGAGCGTGATGCTTGGAGGCGAGGTGAGGCGATGA
- a CDS encoding YibE/F family protein, with amino-acid sequence MKTLTLLIIILFILMAIVGGKNGIKAFLAIFMNIFMLAVAILCVVLNANVILVALCFSIIMGLFNILIINKYDNVSISALISTFITFIISLIFIYGATKFGMIQGFPMEDGEEIATYSLRIGVSFFNVMLFVIMISVLGAIIDLSVSIASSMEYIYLNEPHLTRSELYRSGLNVAKDILCTTTNTLYFAYLGTGMTLIIWFKNVGYTFEQIINSKVFSQEILMIISGGVAVAIAIPVTCVTASYIIYHQLIEHSV; translated from the coding sequence ATGAAGACATTAACATTACTTATTATTATATTATTCATTCTCATGGCAATCGTTGGAGGTAAAAATGGAATAAAAGCTTTTCTTGCAATATTTATGAATATATTCATGTTGGCAGTCGCGATACTTTGTGTTGTGCTTAATGCAAATGTCATATTGGTGGCACTATGTTTCAGCATAATAATGGGATTATTTAATATATTAATCATTAATAAATATGACAATGTGAGTATCTCTGCTTTGATTTCAACATTTATTACGTTTATTATTTCTCTTATCTTTATATATGGAGCAACAAAATTCGGTATGATTCAAGGGTTCCCGATGGAAGATGGGGAAGAGATTGCGACATATTCATTACGTATAGGCGTATCGTTCTTCAATGTCATGCTCTTTGTTATTATGATCAGTGTGTTAGGTGCAATCATTGATTTGTCTGTTTCAATTGCATCAAGTATGGAGTATATTTATCTGAATGAGCCACATTTAACGCGTAGCGAACTGTATCGTTCCGGATTGAATGTTGCAAAAGACATATTATGTACGACAACGAATACATTATACTTTGCCTACTTAGGTACAGGGATGACACTGATAATATGGTTTAAAAATGTAGGTTATACATTTGAACAAATTATTAACTCTAAAGTATTTTCCCAGGAAATATTAATGATTATTTCTGGAGGAGTTGCGGTTGCAATCGCAATTCCTGTGACGTGTGTAACAGCAAGTTATATTATTTATCATCAATTAATAGAGCACAGCGTGTAA
- a CDS encoding zinc ABC transporter substrate-binding protein has product MNTKHFSKIIVFFALATILLSACSQDKKEGKLKIVTSNSIIYDMTKTIAGDHAIITNIVPIGQDPHDYEVKPKDIKAITDADLVLFNGLNLETSSGWFQKALQQGDKKLDDDNVIAVSDGVKKIFLNERHDDNAIDPHAWLSIDNGIIYSKNIAEAVEKADKNHSKVYHNNMEQYTKSLTTLSAQYKDKFNDISKSERHLITSEGAFKYFSRDYDLSHAYIWEINTEKQGTPEQMKQAINFVKKHQVKSLFVETSVDKRSMQSLSEMTKTPIYGEVYTDSIGQKGTDGDSYYKMMEHNIKTIHNGLK; this is encoded by the coding sequence ATGAACACAAAACATTTTTCTAAAATAATTGTCTTCTTTGCGCTGGCAACAATTTTATTAAGCGCATGTTCACAAGATAAAAAAGAAGGAAAATTAAAAATTGTAACATCAAACTCTATTATCTATGATATGACTAAAACGATTGCGGGTGATCATGCAATCATTACTAATATCGTACCTATTGGACAAGATCCGCACGACTATGAAGTTAAACCGAAAGATATTAAAGCAATTACTGATGCTGATTTAGTGTTATTTAATGGCTTAAACCTAGAAACTTCAAGCGGGTGGTTTCAAAAAGCATTACAACAAGGTGATAAGAAATTAGACGATGACAATGTTATCGCTGTGAGTGATGGCGTTAAGAAAATTTTCTTAAATGAGCGTCATGACGATAATGCAATTGATCCACATGCCTGGTTAAGTATTGATAATGGGATTATTTATAGCAAAAATATCGCTGAAGCAGTTGAGAAAGCAGATAAAAATCATTCAAAAGTGTACCATAATAATATGGAGCAATACACGAAAAGCTTAACTACATTAAGCGCGCAGTATAAAGATAAATTCAATGATATTTCAAAGTCAGAGCGTCATTTAATTACGAGTGAAGGCGCGTTCAAATACTTCAGTAGAGACTATGATTTGAGCCACGCTTATATATGGGAGATTAATACGGAAAAACAAGGTACACCAGAACAGATGAAACAAGCAATAAACTTTGTCAAAAAACATCAGGTTAAATCTTTATTCGTCGAAACGAGTGTCGATAAACGTAGTATGCAGTCACTCAGCGAAATGACTAAAACACCGATTTATGGCGAAGTCTATACAGATTCTATCGGTCAAAAGGGCACTGACGGAGATAGTTATTATAAAATGATGGAACATAATATAAAAACAATTCATAATGGATTGAAATAG
- a CDS encoding metal ABC transporter permease, giving the protein MSFITEISNYPFLSRALITAAIVGIAAGVVGCLIILRGLSLMGDAMSHAVLPGVALSFLLHIPMFIGALFTGLLTSLFIGAITDHSKTKKDAAIGIAFTLFFSVGVVMISMMETTTNLYHILFGDILTVTKEAMYTTLFVSLAVLLVIIVCYRQLKLTTFDPIFSRMNGINPSFWHYTVMILLALITVVSLQTIGIILVVAMLITPASSAYLISKSLHKMMLLSAAFGLFSAVTGIYISYILNVPSGACIVIIATIIYLIIFTLNKTTKIFITKG; this is encoded by the coding sequence ATGAGTTTTATTACTGAAATCTCAAACTATCCTTTCTTATCACGTGCATTAATTACAGCAGCGATTGTCGGAATCGCAGCAGGAGTAGTCGGATGTCTCATTATATTACGTGGATTAAGTTTAATGGGTGACGCGATGAGTCACGCTGTATTGCCAGGCGTTGCTCTAAGTTTTCTATTGCATATACCAATGTTTATTGGAGCATTATTCACCGGTCTATTAACAAGCTTGTTTATCGGCGCAATAACTGACCACTCTAAAACGAAAAAAGATGCTGCTATTGGTATTGCGTTCACTCTATTCTTCTCTGTTGGTGTCGTAATGATCAGCATGATGGAGACGACGACAAATTTATATCACATATTGTTCGGAGATATACTTACGGTAACGAAAGAAGCAATGTACACAACGCTCTTTGTCAGTCTCGCTGTGCTCCTCGTTATTATTGTCTGCTATAGACAACTTAAATTAACGACGTTCGATCCAATCTTCAGCAGAATGAATGGTATTAATCCATCCTTCTGGCATTATACTGTAATGATACTGTTAGCACTTATTACAGTCGTTAGCTTACAAACAATAGGCATCATACTCGTCGTTGCAATGTTGATTACACCCGCATCAAGCGCCTATTTAATTTCTAAAAGCTTACACAAGATGATGCTTTTATCTGCTGCATTTGGATTATTCAGTGCAGTTACCGGCATTTATATCAGCTATATATTGAACGTCCCAAGTGGCGCATGTATTGTTATTATTGCAACTATAATCTATCTCATTATATTTACACTCAATAAAACAACGAAAATATTTATTACGAAAGGATGA